A genomic region of Nymphaea colorata isolate Beijing-Zhang1983 chromosome 2, ASM883128v2, whole genome shotgun sequence contains the following coding sequences:
- the LOC116247194 gene encoding rhodanese-like domain-containing protein 8, chloroplastic — MEVATAVFNLPNRFQIVASSLTPSLCRNTTKTLLFFAPESFKSSLGWAIVNKKPISANFYVKRRRTLCGYGVNCSKTDIENGKCGKEEFIVVNFYRFVHIEQPQEEVAKHHSFLEGRDIRGRIYVNEQGINAQYSGPSQDALAYVEWLKEDDRFSDILVQITPASSGHAFPCLKLRYKPSLVQMEGGISHLPILDPEMRAVPLDPSEWKERLQMARHSSSSVEISSSAQERQILLLDVRNGYEWDIGHFCGAQRPPVDCFRNTSFGLSDSECDCSDPLSNVNKETTDIMMYCTGGIRCDVYSTLLRQRGFQNLYTLKGGISHFLEQEGPGEDWEGNLFVFDSRLALQPSTFKPDANTHEKQKGNGLIHKLTSARCYLCGSSVLELRHRNCANLDCNFLFLCCNNCVEEFRGCCSPECTSAPRLRPVLPGHQRYEKWHVYRDSKMTDTQTV; from the exons ATGGAGGTCGCAACTGCGGTTTTCAACCTCCCCAATCGATTCCAAATCGTGGCGTCTTCACTGACGCCCTCCCTCTGCAGAAATACAACAAAAACTCTCCTCTTCTTTGCACCAGAGTCCTTCAAGTCCTCTCTCGGGTGGGCCATTGTCAACAAGAAACCGATTTCTGCAAATTTTTATGTGAAGAGAAGGAGAACTCTTTGTGGGTATGGAGTGAATTGCAGCAAAACTGACATAGAGAACGGAAAATGTGGAAAGGAAGAGTTTATAGTGGTGAACTTCTACCGGTTTGTGCACATAGaacaacctcaagaagaggttgCCAAGCACCACTCGTTCCTAGAG GGTCGTGACATTCGTGGTAGGATATACGTCAACGAGCAGGGCATCAACGCCCAG TATAGCGGCCCATCCCAGGATGCATTGGCATACGTCGAATGGTTGAAGGAAGATGACCGATTTTCTGATATTTTGGTTCAGATTACACCAGCATCAAGTGGGCATGCATTTCCTTGCCTTAAACTGCGGTATAAACCTTCATTAGTCCAG ATGGAAGGAGGCATCTCACACCTTCCTATACTGGATCCAGAAATGAGGGCCGTACCATTGGATCCATCTGAGTGGAAGGAACGACTGCAAATGGCAAGACATTCATCATCTTCAGTTGAAATTAGCAGTTCAGCCCAGGAAAGGCAGATTCTGCTTTTGGATGTCAGAAATG GTTATGAATGGGATATTGGTCATTTTTGTGGAGCTCAGCGTCCACCTGTTGATTGCTTTAGGAACACCTCATTCGGGCTTTCTGATTCAGAG TGTGATTGTTCAGATCCTCTGTCCAATGTCAACAAAGAAACTACAGATATTATGATGTACTGCACCGGGGGCATCAGATGTGATGTGTATTCCACTCTACTTAG ACAAAGAGGCTTCCAGAATCTGTACACTTTGAAGGGAGGCATCTCACATTTTCTTGAGCAAGAGGGTCCAGGAGAAGATTGGGAAGGGAATTTGTTTGTCTTTGACTCACGTTTGGCTCTTCAACCGTCCACCTTTAAGCCTGATGCAAACACACATGAAAAGCAGAAAGGGAATGGCTTAATCCACAAACTAACATCAGCCAGATGCTATTTATGTGGATCTTCAGTGCTTGAACTCAGACATCGGAACTGTGCAAATCTTGACTGCAACTTCCTTTTCCT ATGTTGTAACAACTGTGTCGAGGAGTTTAGAGGATGTTGCTCCCCGGAATGCACATCAGCTCCCAGGCTCAGACCAGTTTTACCTGGGCACCAAAGATATGAAAAATGGCACGTTTATCGGGACTCAAAGATGACAGACACTCAGACtgtttaa